Proteins encoded by one window of Glycine soja cultivar W05 chromosome 15, ASM419377v2, whole genome shotgun sequence:
- the LOC114386758 gene encoding probable folate-biopterin transporter 7, whose protein sequence is MVASDGGGGGKLTKKVLGLGYWVQGFRCFPWLVVSFYLKDGLNVDPSILQILQSSANLPMVGKPLYGLVSDSVYISGQHRVPYIALGAFLQALSWLVIAISPSNMSIFTISIYLLLSNLGASIAEVANDAIVAEMAKQTPSSTKHPHPSSSGNLQSFVWIASSAGGVLGNLLGGIFIGRFSPQSMFLYFGLLLALQFFITISVRESSLGLPKSPSGGIRKQLSQLLVALRKPEISYSISWFTASYAIIPALTGTMFFYQTQYLKIDSSVLGISKVFGQATMLLWGIIYNQYFKSVPPRKLISAIQAMMAFLMISDFLFVRGFYRQMGVPDSLYVVIFSGFLEVLFFFKILPFSVLIAQMCPPGCEGSIMAFLMSCVALALIVSGYLGVALASCIKVTASDFSGLPLGLLIQATCTLLPTFWSSCIPDKVETKAKRKD, encoded by the exons ATGGTGGCATCAGACGGTGGCGGTGGTGGGAAATTGACGAAGAAAGTTCTGGGTTTGGGGTATTGGGTGCAAGGATTCAGGTGTTTTCCATGGTTGGTAGTGAGTTTCTACCTCAAAGATGGTCTCAATGTGGACCCTTCcattcttcaaattcttcagaGTTCCGCTAATCTTCCAATGGTTGGGAAGCCCCTCTATGGCCTCGTTTCAGACTCTGTCTACATCTCTGGCCAGCACCGAGTTCCCTACATCGCCCTTGGAG CTTTCTTGCAGGCACTGTCATGGCTGGTCATAGCAATCTCTCCATCAAACATGTCTATTTTCACTATCTCCATATACCTCCTTCTTAGTAACCTAGGTGCTTCTATAGCTGAGGTTGCAAATGATGCCATTGTTGCAGAGATGGCTAAACAGACTCCTTCCTCAACCAAGCACCCCCATCCATCCTCCTCAGGCAACCTCCAATCATTTGTTTGGATAGCTTCCTCTGCAGGAGGAGTCCTTGGAAACCTTCTTGGTGGCATTTTTATTGGCCGGTTCTCCCCACAAtccatgtttttatattttggccTTCTCCTTGCCCTCCAATTTTTTATAACCATCTCAGTTCGTGAGAGTTCTCTTGGGCTCCCAAAGAGTCCATCTGGTGGAATAAGGAAACAGCTTTCACAGCTATTGGTTGCTCTAAGAAAGCCTGAAATCTCATATTCAATATCATGGTTTACAGCATCTTACGCCATTATTCCTGCACTTACTGGGACCATGTTCTTTTACCAGACACAGTATTTGAAAATAGACTCATCAGTATTGGGTATCTCCAAGGTGTTTGGCCAGGCAACAATGCTCTTATGGGGCATCATATATAATCAATACTTCAAATCTGTCCCACCAAGGAAACTGATATCAGCCATTCAAGCAATGATGGCATTCTTAATGATTTCAGATTTCTTGTTCGTGCGAGGTTTTTATCGACAAATGGGTGTGCCGGACTCGCTCTATGTTGTGATTTTCTCAGGATTCTTGGaggttctatttttctttaagatTCTGCCATTCAGTGTCCTAATAGCACAGATGTGTCCACCAGGATGTGAAGGTTCTATAATGGCATTTCTTATGTCTTGTGTAGCCCTGGCATTAATTGTGAGTGGATACCTTGGTGTTGCACTTGCATCATGTATTAAGGTAACAGCAAGTGACTTTTCAGGACTTCCACTTGGACTTCTGATACAAGCTACATGCACTCTCTTGCCAACTTTTTGGTCATCATGCATACCTGATAAGGTAGAAACAAAAGCCAAGAGGAAAGACTAA
- the LOC114385723 gene encoding uncharacterized protein LOC114385723 — protein MRFMPLSRLIFRLPRHYTHGPLQSRALQTDSVLKDPQAKPIKYKIPQFYDPYGPRPPPSEKIVQLAEQIEALSEEERGQIMPTLSERLKLPKLQPISTDGMDMGTEGGGAAGLKVEEKKAEKTAFDVKLEKFDAAAKIKVIKEVRAFTNLGLKEAKDLVEKVPVVLKQGVTKEEANEIIEKIKAAGGVAVME, from the coding sequence ATGAGATTTATGCCCCTTTCCAGATTAATTTTCCGTCTCCCTCGTCATTATACACATGGGCCTTTGCAATCTCGTGCCTTACAGACTGATTCTGTTCTTAAAGATCCTCAGGCTAAGCCAATAAAGTACAAAATTCCTCAATTCTATGATCCCTATGGCCCCAGACCTCCACCCTCAGAAAAAATCGTTCAGCTTGCAGAACAAATTGAAGCACTATCAGAAGAAGAACGTGGTCAAATTATGCCCACTTTGTCAGAAAGATTAAAGCTTCCAAAGTTGCAGCCAATTTCCACAGATGGCATGGACATGGGTACAGAAGGTGGTGGTGCTGCTGGACTGAAGGTTGAGGAGAAAAAGGCAGAGAAAACAGCTTTTGATGTGAAGTTGGAGAAATTTGATGCTGCTGCAAAGATCAAGGTGATTAAGGAGGTAAGAGCATTTACCAACCTAGGATTGAAAGAGGCCAAAGATCTTGTTGAAAAGGTTCCAGTTGTGCTAAAACAAGGAGTCACAAAAGAGGAGGCAAatgaaataatagaaaaaataaaagctgCTGGAGGAGTTGCAGTCATGGAGTAG